The Thermodesulfobacteriota bacterium region CATCTAAGGCAATTGGGCGGCACCCGGGTTTTATGGAGCGCGCTTTTAAATGGAGATGTTGATATATATCCCGAATATACCGGAACGATCACTCAAGAAATTTTGGCGGGAAGCAATATAAAGAATGAAGGGACGCTCAAAGAAGTGCTAGCCGATAAGGGAATTCTTATGAGCAGTCCATTAGGGTTTAACGACACCTACGCCGTCGGGATGAAGAAAGAGGCCGCCGAGAAACTAGCCATAACTAAAATCTCCGACCTAAGAAAATACCCCCAGCTCAGGTTTGGGTTCACCAATGAGTTCATGGAGCGCGGCGACGGCTGGCCGAGCCTCCAGAGAGCCTATAACCTCCCGCAAAAAAATGTTAGAGGACTCGACCACGACCTTGCCTACCGGGGACTGGAAAGCGAGAGCATCGATGTAACCGATTTATATTCGACCGATGCCGAGATTCGCTACTACGATTTATATGTGCTGAAGGATGACTTAAACCATTTCCCGGAGTATAACGCTGTGCTTCTTTATCGTTCAGACCTGAAAGAAAGAGCTCCGGAGGTGATAAAAGCCATTTCCGCATTAGAGGGGAAAATCTCCGAGGAAGCCATGATTCGGATGAATGCGGAGGCTAAGATTGACCGGGTACCGGAGGGCGTCGTTGCATCAGATTTTCTGAAGGTGAATCTATCCATTGATACAGAACCCCTTGAAAGCACGTTTCTTAATAGATTAACTCATAATACTCTCCAGCATCTTTTTCTCGTTGCCGTGTCGCTTTCTGCAGCAATTTTGATTTCTATACCCTTGGGAATCTGGGCGTTTAAGAATGAAAAAGTGGGCAAGATAATCCTCGGCATTGTAGGGATAATTCAAACCATTCCATCATTAG contains the following coding sequences:
- a CDS encoding glycine betaine ABC transporter substrate-binding protein, with product MKTLISLILILLVLVNLNCNNSSKPTPPLKVGSKTFTESVILGEIVTQLIRSEGVEAEHLRQLGGTRVLWSALLNGDVDIYPEYTGTITQEILAGSNIKNEGTLKEVLADKGILMSSPLGFNDTYAVGMKKEAAEKLAITKISDLRKYPQLRFGFTNEFMERGDGWPSLQRAYNLPQKNVRGLDHDLAYRGLESESIDVTDLYSTDAEIRYYDLYVLKDDLNHFPEYNAVLLYRSDLKERAPEVIKAISALEGKISEEAMIRMNAEAKIDRVPEGVVASDFLKVNLSIDTEPLESTFLNRLTHNTLQHLFLVAVSLSAAILISIPLGIWAFKNEKVGKIILGIVGIIQTIPSLALLVFMIPLLGIGSAPAILALFLYSLLPIVRNTYSGLQDIPSHIRESAEALGLSSWARLRLVELPMASRSILSGIKTSAVINVGTATLGALIGAGGYGQPILTGIRLDNIRLILEGAIPAAVLALLVQGLFDLLELVLVPKGLRLKGE